In the genome of Streptomyces collinus, one region contains:
- a CDS encoding DUF5819 family protein, whose product MDAYDKGSDVRHGSDARHGPDAPDRPVPPEERGAPHEERGAPHEERGAPAESARPVGPSGPLGAHPLGEPRTGVAALSLRYRIAVALALAVVAVGVCVHLGMTFLHVAPANTVTKAHGKAVDDWIYPEFEQNWKLFAPNPLQQNISIQVRAGIRGPDGSPSTTGWYDLSAEDGRAIDKNLLPSHTQQNELRRAWDFYVATHDGENRPVGLRGSLSESYLRRIMVLRLDRDDAVRAATGGAGVIERVQVRSRTSNVPPPRWSREKVSTTPSYRELPWWKVPQDEAAGGVR is encoded by the coding sequence ATGGACGCGTACGACAAGGGCTCGGACGTCCGGCACGGCTCGGACGCCCGGCACGGCCCGGACGCGCCGGACCGGCCGGTCCCGCCCGAGGAGCGGGGCGCGCCGCACGAGGAGCGGGGCGCGCCGCACGAGGAGCGGGGCGCGCCGGCCGAGTCCGCCCGTCCGGTCGGGCCGTCCGGGCCCCTCGGGGCCCACCCGCTCGGCGAACCCCGAACCGGTGTCGCCGCGCTCTCCCTCCGCTACCGGATCGCGGTGGCCCTGGCGCTGGCGGTCGTCGCCGTCGGGGTGTGTGTGCATCTGGGGATGACGTTCCTGCACGTCGCGCCGGCGAATACGGTCACCAAGGCGCACGGCAAGGCCGTGGACGACTGGATCTACCCGGAGTTCGAGCAGAACTGGAAGCTGTTCGCGCCGAACCCGCTCCAGCAGAACATCTCGATCCAGGTCCGCGCCGGGATCCGGGGGCCGGACGGCAGCCCGTCGACCACCGGCTGGTACGACCTGTCCGCCGAGGACGGCCGGGCCATCGACAAGAACCTGCTGCCGAGCCACACCCAGCAGAACGAACTGCGCCGCGCCTGGGACTTCTACGTCGCGACGCACGACGGCGAGAACCGCCCGGTGGGCCTGCGCGGCTCGCTCTCGGAGTCGTATCTGCGCCGGATCATGGTGCTGCGCCTCGACCGTGATGACGCCGTACGGGCCGCGACCGGGGGTGCCGGTGTCATCGAGCGGGTGCAGGTCCGCTCCCGGACCAGCAATGTGCCGCCGCCCCGGTGGAGCCGGGAGAAGGTCTCCACGACGCCGTCCTACCGGGAGCTGCCGTGGTGGAAGGTCCCGCAGGACGAGGCCGCGGGAGGGGTGCGGTGA
- a CDS encoding HTTM domain-containing protein, with protein sequence MNRFSLAVSGGIARVTEAALGPYQTAVIRIGFSATWLLFLLRELPHRHELYGPDGPWSWDLAQQLIASNGSFTALMWSDGRVWFEIVYALAVLSSGLLMLGWRTRTMSVLFMVGVLSLQNRSVFMGDGGDNVLHLMSIYLVFTRCAQVWSLDARRAVRERAARARGERVTDRTGPALWGVLGAVLVAVTLVGRLQGDWLIPALLWTVWVAQALWWLVGRRAGTGEPRILLDVIGNVVHNGALLVIMAEACLIYATAGWYKVQGSRWQDGTAVYYPLHLEYFSPWPALADLLSASGTMVMLVTYGTVLVQVAFPFTLFNRRVKNVLLAVMMTEHAVIAVVLGLPFFSLAMIAADAVFLPTGFLRRLGGRAARARDRLTRRGGRVSLPGQRARENPGAEHVGSGA encoded by the coding sequence GTGAACCGCTTCTCGCTGGCCGTCTCGGGCGGTATCGCCCGCGTCACCGAGGCCGCCCTGGGCCCGTACCAGACGGCCGTCATCCGCATCGGCTTCAGTGCCACGTGGCTGCTGTTCCTGCTCCGCGAGCTACCCCACCGCCACGAGCTGTACGGTCCCGACGGCCCCTGGAGCTGGGATCTCGCGCAGCAGCTGATCGCGTCCAACGGCTCCTTCACCGCGCTGATGTGGTCGGACGGCCGGGTCTGGTTCGAGATCGTCTACGCGCTCGCGGTCCTCTCCAGTGGCCTGCTGATGCTGGGCTGGCGCACCCGCACCATGTCGGTGCTGTTCATGGTCGGCGTGCTGTCGCTGCAGAACCGCAGCGTCTTCATGGGTGACGGCGGCGACAACGTGCTGCACCTGATGTCGATCTACCTGGTCTTCACGCGGTGCGCCCAGGTGTGGTCGCTGGACGCCCGGCGGGCTGTGCGGGAGCGGGCGGCACGCGCGCGGGGTGAGCGGGTCACGGACCGGACCGGGCCGGCCCTGTGGGGCGTGCTCGGGGCCGTGCTGGTCGCGGTCACCCTGGTCGGCCGGTTGCAGGGCGACTGGCTGATACCGGCGCTGCTGTGGACGGTGTGGGTGGCGCAGGCCCTGTGGTGGCTGGTCGGACGCCGGGCCGGGACCGGTGAGCCGCGGATCCTGCTGGACGTGATCGGCAACGTCGTGCACAACGGCGCCCTGCTCGTGATCATGGCCGAGGCGTGCCTGATCTACGCGACGGCCGGCTGGTACAAGGTCCAGGGCTCCCGCTGGCAGGACGGCACTGCGGTCTACTACCCGCTCCACCTGGAGTACTTCTCGCCCTGGCCGGCGCTCGCCGATCTGCTGTCGGCCAGCGGCACGATGGTGATGCTGGTGACCTACGGGACGGTCCTGGTGCAGGTCGCCTTCCCGTTCACCCTGTTCAACCGGCGGGTGAAGAACGTGCTGCTGGCGGTGATGATGACCGAGCACGCGGTGATCGCCGTGGTCCTGGGTCTGCCGTTCTTCTCGCTGGCGATGATCGCGGCGGACGCGGTGTTCCTGCCGACGGGCTTCCTGCGCCGCCTGGGCGGCCGGGCGGCACGCGCGCGTGACCGGCTCACGCGCCGGGGCGGGCGGGTGTCCCTGCCCGGGCAGCGGGCCCGGGAGAACCCCGGGGCCGAGCACGTAGGCTCCGGGGCATGA
- a CDS encoding TrmH family RNA methyltransferase, which yields MTDPVTRWHRLAGDTVLLDGFHALKHALRFGAEVPVAVTADRAAALALAEELAPDVRDALAGLLTEVPYATYTSFVPRPHPTAVAALAVRPSRESSLAKLAHTPRTTPVVVLDHPRNLGNAGAVIRLAAGFGATGVVTTGTMDPWHPTVVRGGAGLHFATTVERLTAEELPPGPLFALDPEGDDIRGVKLPDDAVLAFGSERTGLSAELRARAGHLLSLPMRPQVSSYNLATSVAMTLYHWSCGAPLQGRGEPRE from the coding sequence ATGACCGACCCCGTGACCCGCTGGCACCGGCTCGCCGGCGACACCGTCCTGCTCGACGGGTTCCACGCCCTCAAGCACGCGCTGCGTTTCGGAGCCGAGGTGCCGGTGGCGGTCACCGCGGACCGGGCCGCCGCACTGGCCCTCGCCGAGGAGCTGGCCCCGGACGTCCGGGACGCGCTGGCCGGGCTGCTGACGGAGGTGCCGTACGCGACGTACACGTCGTTCGTGCCGCGCCCGCACCCGACGGCGGTGGCCGCGCTGGCGGTACGGCCCTCCCGTGAGTCCAGCCTCGCGAAGCTGGCCCACACGCCCCGCACGACCCCGGTCGTGGTCCTCGACCACCCGCGCAACCTCGGCAACGCGGGGGCGGTGATCCGCCTGGCCGCCGGTTTCGGGGCGACCGGTGTGGTGACGACCGGGACGATGGACCCCTGGCACCCGACGGTCGTGCGGGGCGGGGCGGGGCTGCACTTCGCGACGACGGTGGAGCGGCTGACCGCCGAGGAGCTGCCGCCGGGCCCGCTGTTCGCCCTGGACCCGGAGGGCGACGACATCCGGGGCGTCAAGCTCCCGGACGACGCCGTCCTCGCGTTCGGCTCCGAGCGCACGGGTCTGTCGGCCGAGCTGCGCGCCCGGGCCGGTCACCTGCTGTCCCTGCCGATGCGCCCCCAGGTCAGCAGCTACAACCTGGCGACGAGCGTGGCGATGACGCTGTACCACTGGAGCTGCGGGGCGCCCCTTCAGGGGCGCGGGGAACCGCGCGAGTAA
- the paaN gene encoding phenylacetic acid degradation protein PaaN has translation MTAALSAHELIARHRSTLDQALEAIRTRAYWSPHPEHPKAYGENGSLDAAAGKAAFDALLGSRLDLGQPGTDDWVGGETSPYGVDLGVTYPHADLDVLLPAMKAGQRAWRDAGAEQRAVVCLEILKRISDRTHEFAHAVMHTSGQAFMMAFQAGGPHAQDRGMEAVAYAYVEQVRTPDNAEWTKPQGKRDPLAMNKQFTPVPRGIALMIGCNTFPTWNGYPGLFASLATGNAVLVKPHPRAVLPLALTVQVAREVLTEAGFDPNLVALAAERPGEGIAKTLALRPEIRIIDYTGSTEFGDWLEANARQAQVYTEKAGVNTVVVHSTSDYKGMLSNLAFSLSLYSGQMCTTPQNLLVPREGITTDQGPKSYDEVVADLAKSVDGLLGDDARANALLGAIVNPDVKARLEAASGLGEVALASREITNPDFPGAVVRTPVIVKLDGAKPDDEAAYMSECFGPVSFAVAVDSATDAVELLRRTVREKGAMTVGAYTTDAEVERDVQEACLEEAAQLSLNLTGGVYVNQTAAFSDFHGSGGNPAASAALCDGAFVANRFRVVEVRRDA, from the coding sequence ATGACCGCCGCACTCTCGGCGCACGAGCTGATCGCCCGGCACCGGTCCACCCTCGACCAGGCGCTGGAAGCGATCCGCACGCGCGCGTACTGGTCCCCGCACCCCGAGCACCCGAAGGCCTACGGGGAGAACGGCAGCCTGGACGCGGCGGCGGGCAAGGCCGCCTTCGACGCCCTGCTCGGCTCCCGTCTCGACCTCGGCCAGCCGGGCACGGACGACTGGGTGGGCGGCGAGACGTCCCCCTACGGCGTCGACCTCGGCGTGACGTACCCGCACGCGGACCTCGACGTGCTGCTGCCCGCCATGAAGGCCGGCCAGCGCGCCTGGCGCGACGCGGGCGCGGAGCAGCGCGCGGTGGTCTGCCTGGAGATCCTCAAGCGCATCAGCGACCGGACGCACGAGTTCGCGCACGCGGTCATGCACACCTCCGGCCAGGCGTTCATGATGGCGTTCCAGGCGGGCGGCCCGCACGCCCAGGACCGCGGCATGGAAGCCGTGGCCTACGCCTACGTCGAGCAGGTGCGCACGCCCGACAACGCCGAGTGGACCAAGCCCCAGGGCAAGCGCGACCCGCTGGCCATGAACAAGCAGTTCACGCCGGTCCCGCGCGGCATCGCCCTGATGATCGGCTGCAACACCTTCCCCACGTGGAACGGCTACCCGGGCCTGTTCGCCTCCCTCGCCACCGGCAACGCCGTCCTGGTCAAGCCCCACCCGCGCGCGGTGCTGCCGCTCGCCCTCACCGTGCAGGTCGCGCGCGAGGTGCTCACCGAGGCCGGCTTCGACCCGAACCTCGTCGCCCTGGCCGCCGAACGCCCCGGCGAGGGCATCGCCAAGACGCTCGCGCTGCGCCCCGAGATCCGGATCATCGACTACACGGGCTCGACCGAGTTCGGCGACTGGCTGGAGGCCAACGCCCGCCAGGCGCAGGTCTACACGGAGAAGGCCGGCGTCAACACGGTCGTCGTCCACTCCACGTCCGACTACAAGGGCATGCTCTCCAACCTGGCGTTCTCGCTGTCCCTGTACAGCGGCCAGATGTGCACGACCCCGCAGAACCTGCTGGTCCCCCGCGAGGGCATCACCACGGACCAGGGCCCCAAGTCCTACGACGAGGTGGTCGCGGACCTCGCCAAGTCGGTGGACGGCCTGCTGGGCGACGACGCCCGGGCGAACGCGCTGCTCGGCGCGATCGTCAACCCGGACGTGAAGGCCCGGCTGGAGGCCGCGTCGGGACTGGGCGAGGTCGCCCTGGCCTCCCGCGAGATCACCAACCCCGACTTCCCGGGGGCCGTCGTCCGCACGCCGGTCATCGTCAAGCTGGACGGCGCCAAGCCGGACGACGAGGCCGCCTACATGAGCGAGTGCTTCGGGCCGGTGTCCTTCGCCGTGGCGGTCGACTCGGCGACGGACGCGGTGGAGCTGCTGCGGCGGACGGTCCGGGAGAAGGGCGCGATGACCGTCGGGGCGTACACGACCGACGCGGAGGTCGAGCGGGACGTGCAGGAAGCCTGCCTGGAGGAGGCGGCGCAGCTGTCGCTGAACCTCACGGGCGGGGTGTACGTCAACCAGACGGCCGCGTTCTCCGACTTCCACGGGTCGGGCGGCAACCCGGCGGCGAGTGCCGCGCTGTGTGACGGGGCGTTCGTCGCCAACCGGTTCCGCGTGGTCGAGGTGCGCAGGGACGCCTGA
- a CDS encoding 3-hydroxyacyl-CoA dehydrogenase has protein sequence MTALDLSSPVAVVGTGTMGQGIAQVALVAGHPVRLYDTVPGRARKAAEAIGARLDRLVEKDRLTGPDRDAARARLLPAESLAELADCALVVEAVLERLDVKQELFRDLEGIVSDDCLLATNTSSLSVTAIGGALRAPGRFVGLHFFNPAPLLPLVEVVSGFTTDVTHATRAYETARAWGKTPVACADTPGFIVNRIARPFYAEAFAVYEAQCADPATIDAVLRESGGFRMGAFELTDLIGQDVNESVTQSVWQSFFHDVRFTPSLAQRRLVESGRLGRKTGHGWYDHRDGAERPEPDTAERRQPPAYVVVEGDLGPAVELLALIREAGIPVRDEGDDEEQGACLVLPSGGRLLLADGQTAVEFPDFVYFDLALDYRRATRIALSASQDTSPQTLAEAIGLFQALGKQVSFIGDMPGMIVARTVARIIDLAHDAVAKGVATEEDIDTAMRLGVNYPLGPFEWSRRLGRTWAYVLLDDLHRRDPSGRYAPSLALYRHAHAPDPREGSAS, from the coding sequence ATGACAGCACTCGACCTCAGCAGCCCCGTGGCCGTCGTCGGCACCGGCACCATGGGCCAGGGAATCGCCCAGGTCGCGCTGGTCGCGGGCCATCCCGTACGGCTGTACGACACCGTCCCCGGGCGGGCCCGGAAGGCGGCCGAGGCGATCGGCGCCCGGCTGGACCGGCTCGTCGAGAAGGACCGGCTCACCGGCCCCGACCGGGACGCCGCCCGCGCCCGGCTGCTGCCCGCCGAGAGCCTCGCCGAGCTCGCCGACTGCGCCCTGGTCGTCGAGGCGGTCCTGGAGCGGCTGGACGTCAAACAGGAGCTGTTCCGCGACCTGGAGGGCATCGTCTCCGACGACTGCCTGCTCGCCACCAACACCTCGTCGCTGTCCGTCACCGCCATCGGCGGCGCCCTGCGCGCCCCCGGCCGCTTCGTCGGCCTGCACTTCTTCAACCCCGCGCCGCTGCTGCCGCTGGTCGAGGTCGTCTCCGGGTTCACCACCGACGTCACCCACGCCACGCGCGCGTACGAGACCGCCCGGGCCTGGGGCAAGACGCCGGTCGCCTGCGCGGACACCCCGGGCTTCATCGTCAACCGCATCGCCCGGCCCTTCTACGCCGAGGCCTTCGCGGTCTACGAGGCGCAGTGCGCCGACCCGGCCACCATCGACGCCGTGCTGCGCGAGTCGGGCGGCTTCCGGATGGGCGCGTTCGAGCTGACCGACCTGATCGGCCAGGACGTCAACGAGTCCGTCACGCAGTCGGTCTGGCAGTCCTTCTTCCACGACGTGCGCTTCACGCCGTCCCTCGCTCAGCGCCGCCTGGTCGAGTCCGGCCGGCTCGGCCGCAAGACCGGCCACGGCTGGTACGACCACCGCGACGGCGCCGAGCGTCCCGAGCCGGACACCGCCGAGCGGCGGCAGCCGCCCGCCTACGTCGTCGTCGAGGGAGACCTGGGCCCGGCCGTCGAGCTGCTCGCGCTGATCCGTGAGGCGGGCATCCCGGTCCGCGACGAGGGCGACGACGAGGAACAGGGGGCGTGTCTGGTGCTCCCGAGCGGCGGCCGGCTCCTCCTCGCCGACGGGCAGACCGCCGTGGAATTCCCGGACTTCGTCTACTTCGACCTCGCCCTGGACTACCGCCGGGCCACCCGGATCGCCCTGTCCGCCTCCCAGGACACCTCCCCGCAGACCCTCGCCGAGGCCATCGGTCTCTTCCAGGCGCTCGGCAAGCAGGTCAGCTTCATCGGCGACATGCCCGGCATGATCGTCGCCCGCACGGTCGCGCGGATCATCGACCTGGCGCACGACGCGGTCGCCAAGGGCGTGGCCACCGAGGAGGACATCGACACCGCGATGCGCCTCGGTGTCAACTACCCCCTGGGTCCCTTCGAGTGGAGCCGCCGCCTCGGCCGCACCTGGGCCTACGTGCTCCTGGACGACCTGCACCGGCGCGATCCCTCGGGCCGCTACGCGCCGTCCCTGGCGCTGTACCGCCACGCCCACGCCCCCGACCCGCGGGAAGGCTCAGCCTCATGA
- a CDS encoding TetR/AcrR family transcriptional regulator: protein MTTAKRDTYTPDTLLSVAVQVFNERGYDGTSMEHLSKAAGISKSSIYHHVAGKEELLRRAVSRALDELFGILDEEHARVGRAADRLEHVVRRMVEVLIAELPYVTLLLRVRGNTDTERWALERRRDFDHRVADLLKAAAADGDVRADIEVRLVTRLVFGMINSIVEWYRPDGRGMNEREVADAVVQVAFSGLRKAA from the coding sequence ATGACCACCGCCAAGCGCGACACCTACACCCCGGACACGCTGCTGTCCGTCGCCGTCCAGGTGTTCAACGAGCGTGGGTACGACGGCACCTCCATGGAGCACCTCTCCAAGGCGGCCGGCATCTCCAAGTCGTCGATCTACCACCATGTGGCCGGCAAGGAGGAGCTGCTGCGCCGGGCCGTGAGCCGGGCCCTGGACGAGCTCTTCGGGATCCTCGACGAGGAGCACGCGCGCGTGGGGCGTGCCGCCGACCGCCTGGAGCACGTCGTCCGGCGCATGGTCGAGGTGCTCATCGCCGAACTGCCCTATGTGACCCTGCTGCTGCGCGTGCGGGGCAACACCGACACCGAGCGGTGGGCCCTGGAGCGGCGCCGCGACTTCGACCACCGCGTCGCCGACCTGCTCAAGGCCGCCGCCGCGGACGGGGACGTGCGCGCCGACATAGAGGTCCGGCTGGTGACCCGGCTGGTCTTCGGCATGATCAACTCGATCGTCGAGTGGTACCGGCCGGACGGCCGCGGCATGAACGAGCGCGAGGTGGCCGACGCGGTGGTGCAGGTGGCCTTCTCCGGCCTGCGCAAGGCCGCCTGA
- a CDS encoding Lrp/AsnC family transcriptional regulator, with the protein MAERQDDSGPLPPPRPLDAIDQDILRMLQADGRASIRSVADRVHVSRANAYARINRLVEDGVIRGFGARVDHQRAGQGTSAYITLKIVQNSWRTVREELRQLPGASHIALMGGDFDVLLLVHVSDNRSLRELVLTRLQAIPQVLSTRTLLVFEEEDLEPQG; encoded by the coding sequence ATGGCCGAGCGGCAGGACGACAGCGGCCCGCTGCCGCCGCCGCGCCCTCTGGACGCCATAGATCAGGACATCCTGCGCATGCTCCAGGCGGACGGCCGCGCCTCGATACGGTCGGTCGCCGACCGGGTCCACGTCTCGCGGGCCAACGCCTACGCCCGCATCAACCGGCTCGTCGAGGACGGCGTGATCCGCGGTTTCGGCGCCCGGGTCGACCACCAGCGGGCAGGTCAGGGCACCTCCGCCTACATCACGCTGAAGATCGTCCAGAACTCCTGGCGCACGGTGCGCGAGGAGCTCAGACAGCTGCCCGGCGCCTCCCACATCGCCCTGATGGGCGGCGACTTCGACGTACTGCTGCTGGTCCACGTCTCCGACAACCGGTCCCTGCGCGAGCTGGTGCTGACCCGGCTCCAAGCGATCCCGCAGGTGCTCAGCACGCGCACGCTGCTGGTGTTCGAGGAGGAGGACCTGGAGCCGCAGGGGTGA
- the pdhA gene encoding pyruvate dehydrogenase (acetyl-transferring) E1 component subunit alpha produces the protein MTVMEQRGAYKPTPPPAWQPRTDPAPLLPDAEPYRVLGTEAAAKADPELLRTLYAQLVKGRRYNAQATALTKQGRLAVYPSTTGQEACEVAAAMVLKEQDWLFPSYRDTLAVVARGVDPVEALTLLRGDWHTGYDPYEHRVAPLCTPLATQLPHAVGLAHAARLKGDDVVALAMVGDGGTSEGDFHEALNFAAVWQAPVVFFVQNNGFAISVPLAKQTAAPSLAHKAVGYGMPGRLVDGNDAAAVHEVLSDAVRHARAGGGPTLVEAITYRVDAHTNADDATRYRGDAEVETWREHDPIRLLERELTGRGLLDEAGIEAARQDAETMAAALREHMNQDPALDPMDLFTHVYAEPTRQLREQQDQLRAELEAEADTEPEGGTHR, from the coding sequence ATGACGGTCATGGAGCAGCGGGGCGCATACAAGCCGACCCCGCCGCCCGCCTGGCAGCCCCGGACGGATCCCGCGCCGCTGCTGCCCGACGCCGAGCCGTACCGCGTCCTCGGCACCGAGGCGGCCGCGAAGGCCGACCCCGAGCTGCTGAGGACGCTGTACGCGCAGCTGGTGAAGGGCCGCCGCTACAACGCGCAGGCCACCGCCCTCACCAAGCAGGGCCGTCTCGCTGTCTACCCCTCCACCACCGGCCAGGAGGCCTGCGAGGTCGCCGCCGCGATGGTGCTGAAGGAGCAGGACTGGCTCTTCCCCAGCTACCGCGACACCCTCGCCGTGGTCGCCCGCGGCGTGGACCCGGTGGAGGCGCTCACGCTGCTGCGCGGCGACTGGCACACCGGCTACGACCCCTACGAGCACCGGGTCGCGCCCCTGTGCACCCCGCTCGCCACCCAGCTGCCGCACGCCGTGGGCCTGGCGCACGCCGCCCGCCTCAAGGGCGACGACGTGGTCGCGCTGGCCATGGTCGGCGACGGTGGCACCAGCGAGGGCGACTTCCACGAGGCGCTGAACTTCGCCGCCGTCTGGCAGGCGCCGGTCGTCTTCTTCGTGCAGAACAACGGCTTCGCGATCTCCGTCCCGCTCGCCAAGCAGACCGCGGCCCCGTCGCTGGCCCACAAGGCCGTCGGCTACGGCATGCCCGGCCGCCTGGTCGACGGCAACGACGCCGCCGCCGTGCACGAGGTGCTCTCCGACGCCGTACGCCACGCCCGCGCGGGCGGCGGCCCCACCCTCGTCGAGGCGATCACCTACCGCGTCGACGCCCACACCAACGCCGACGACGCGACCCGCTACCGCGGCGACGCCGAGGTCGAGACCTGGCGCGAACACGACCCGATCCGGCTGCTGGAGCGCGAGCTGACCGGGCGCGGCCTGCTCGACGAGGCCGGCATCGAGGCCGCCCGCCAGGACGCCGAGACCATGGCGGCCGCCCTGCGTGAGCACATGAACCAGGACCCGGCCCTGGATCCGATGGACCTCTTCACCCACGTCTACGCCGAGCCCACCCGGCAACTGCGCGAGCAGCAGGACCAGCTGCGGGCCGAGCTGGAGGCCGAGGCCGACACCGAGCCGGAAGGCGGCACGCACCGATGA
- a CDS encoding alpha-ketoacid dehydrogenase subunit beta, which produces MTTVAVKPATMAQAFTRALRDAMAADPAVHVMGEDVGTLGGVFRVTDGLAKEFGEDRCTDTPLAEAGILGTAVGMAMYGLRPVVEMQFDAFAYPAFEQLISHVARTRNRTRGKMPLPITIRVPYGGGIGGVEHHSDSSEAYYMATPGLHVVTPATVADAYGLLRAAIASDDPVVVLEPKRLYWSKDSWNPEEPTPVEPIGRAVVRRPGRSVTLITYGPSVPVCMEAAEAARAEGWDLEVVDLRSLVPFDDETVCASVRRTGRAVVVHESGSFGGPGGEIAARVTERCFHHLEAPVLRVAGFDIPYPPPMLERHHLPGVDRILDAVGRLQWEAES; this is translated from the coding sequence ATGACCACCGTCGCCGTCAAGCCGGCCACCATGGCGCAGGCCTTCACACGGGCGCTGCGCGACGCCATGGCCGCCGACCCCGCCGTGCACGTCATGGGCGAGGACGTCGGCACCCTCGGCGGCGTCTTCCGCGTCACCGACGGACTCGCCAAGGAGTTCGGCGAGGACCGCTGCACGGACACCCCGCTCGCCGAGGCGGGCATCCTCGGCACGGCCGTCGGCATGGCCATGTACGGCCTGCGGCCGGTCGTGGAGATGCAGTTCGACGCGTTCGCCTACCCGGCGTTCGAGCAGCTCATCTCGCACGTGGCCCGCACGCGCAACCGCACCCGCGGCAAGATGCCCCTGCCGATCACCATCCGCGTCCCCTACGGCGGCGGCATCGGCGGCGTCGAGCACCACAGCGACTCCTCCGAGGCGTACTACATGGCGACTCCGGGGCTCCATGTCGTCACGCCCGCCACGGTCGCCGACGCCTACGGGCTGCTGCGTGCCGCCATCGCCTCCGACGACCCGGTCGTCGTCCTGGAGCCGAAGCGGCTGTACTGGTCGAAGGATTCCTGGAACCCCGAGGAGCCGACGCCCGTTGAGCCGATAGGCCGCGCGGTGGTGCGGCGCCCGGGCCGGAGCGTCACGCTCATCACGTACGGGCCGTCCGTACCCGTCTGCATGGAGGCGGCCGAGGCGGCCCGGGCCGAGGGCTGGGACCTCGAAGTCGTCGACCTGCGCTCCCTGGTGCCGTTCGACGACGAGACGGTGTGCGCCTCGGTACGGCGGACGGGCCGTGCGGTCGTCGTCCACGAGTCGGGTTCCTTCGGGGGCCCGGGCGGGGAGATCGCGGCCCGGGTCACGGAGCGCTGCTTCCACCACCTGGAGGCGCCGGTGCTGCGCGTGGCCGGGTTCGACATCCCGTACCCGCCGCCGATGCTGGAGCGCCACCACCTGCCCGGTGTGGACCGGATCCTGGACGCCGTGGGGCGCCTGCAGTGGGAGGCCGAGAGCTGA